Proteins encoded by one window of Scatophagus argus isolate fScaArg1 chromosome 4, fScaArg1.pri, whole genome shotgun sequence:
- the gna14a gene encoding guanine nucleotide-binding protein subunit alpha-14 has translation MAGCCISAEDRENQRINEEIEKQLRRDKKDSRRELKLLLLGTGESGKSTFIKQMRIIHGGGYTDEDKRSYAKLVYQNIYTSMQAMVRAMETLSISFSDPQNQSHANAVLEVEVDKVEELDQNLVAAISSLWKDEGIQDCYDRRREYQLSDSTKYYLSDLDRIAQPSYIPDLQDILRVRVPTTGIIEYPFDMENVIFRMVDVGGQRSERRKWIHCFENVTSIIFLVALSEYDQVLAECDNENRMEESKALFKTIITYPWFQRSSVILFLNKTDILKEKIMYSHLASYFPEFTGPQQDPTAAQEFILKMYQEQNPDKDKTLYPHFTCATDTENIRFVFVAVKDTILRHNLKEFNLV, from the exons ATGGCCGGATGCTGCATATCGGCGGAGGACAGGGAGAACCAGAGGATCAACGAGGAGATTGAGAAGCAGCTACGGAGAGACAAGAAGGACTCTCGCAgggagctgaagctgctgctgttag GTACTGGAGAAAGTGGAAAGAGTACCTTCATCAAACAAATGAGGATTATCCACGGAGGAGGATACACAGACGAGGACAAGAGGAGCTACGCCAAGCTGGTCTACCAGAACATCTACACGTCCATGCAGGCGATGGTGCGAGCCATGGAAACACTTAGTATATCCTTCTCTGATCCCCAGAATCAG AGCCATGCAAACGCAGtcctggaggtggaggtggataAGGTGGAGGAGTTAGACCAAAACCTTGTGGCGGCCATCAGCAGTCTGTGGAAGGATGAAGGAATACAGGATTGCTACGACCGACGCAGGGAATACCAGCTGTCTGACTCCACCAAATA CTATCTCTCCGACCTGGATCGAATTGCCCAACCCTCTTATATCCCTGACTTGCAGGATATCCTCCGAGTCCGAGTGCCCACCACAGGTATCATCGAATACCCGTTTGACATGGAGAACGTCATCTTCAG AATGGTGGATGTggggggtcagaggtcagagaggaggaagtggatcCACTGCTTTGAGAACGTCACATCCATCATCTTCCTGGTGGCGCTCAGCGAGTATGACCAGGTCTTGGCTGAGTGCGACAATGAG AACCGTATGGAGGAGAGCAAGGCCCTGTTCAAAACCATCATAACCTACCCGTGGTTCCAGCGCTCCTCTGTCATACTTTTCCTCAACAAGACCGACATCCTCAAGGAGAAGATCATGTACTCTCATTTAGCCTCCTACTTCCCTGAATTCACAG GCCCTCAGCAGGATCCTACAGCAGCTCAAGAATTCATCCTGAAAATGTACCAGGAACAAAACCCGGACAAGGACAAGACGCTGTACCCTCACTTTACCTGCgccacagacacagaaaacatccGCTTTGTCTTTGTGGCCGTCAAAGACACCATCCTCAGACACAACCTGAAGGAGTTCAATCTGGTGTAA